In Candidatus Bathyarchaeota archaeon, a single genomic region encodes these proteins:
- a CDS encoding TrpB-like pyridoxal phosphate-dependent enzyme — protein MPKELIDKEHAVFLHPDEMPDSWYNILADFPEPLPPPLDPKTLQPINPEALLRIFAKELVLQEASTTRFIKIPDEVKDAYLKIPRPTPLMRARRLEKFLKTPAEIYYKCEYISPPGSHKPNTAIPQAYYNMIQGIEKIVTETGAGQWGSALAMAAAIFNLKCTVYMTASSYDKKPGRKIMMETWGAKVYRSPSENTEFGKKILAKDPNHPGSLGIAISEAIEDVLKNENSRYCLGSVLNHVLLHQTIVGQEAKKQFEMIDVYPDVICGCIGGGSNYAGFSYPFMMDKLKGKKPEVEFIACESKAVPSTTKGKYTYDFGDAAEITPLLKMYTIGHNYYPPPIHGAGLRYHGKAPSMCYLINKGYMKSIAYNQTSVGEAARIFAQTEGMITAPETAHVIKYVIDIALECKKTGEKKIIAFNNCGHGLLDLAFYEELIEGKMVDWEPTKINIPEYVKN, from the coding sequence ATGCCGAAAGAATTAATTGATAAAGAACATGCGGTTTTTCTTCACCCTGATGAAATGCCAGATTCCTGGTATAATATTTTAGCTGATTTCCCAGAGCCTTTACCTCCACCTTTAGATCCTAAAACGCTTCAACCAATAAATCCTGAGGCACTTCTCCGCATTTTCGCTAAAGAGCTTGTTCTTCAAGAAGCTTCAACAACTCGATTCATCAAGATTCCTGATGAAGTTAAAGATGCTTACCTTAAAATTCCTAGACCAACCCCTCTTATGCGCGCTAGAAGACTTGAAAAATTCCTTAAAACTCCAGCTGAAATCTACTATAAATGCGAGTATATAAGCCCTCCAGGAAGCCATAAACCAAATACAGCAATACCTCAAGCCTACTATAACATGATTCAAGGAATTGAAAAAATTGTAACTGAAACAGGAGCTGGACAATGGGGTTCAGCTTTAGCGATGGCTGCTGCAATATTCAATTTAAAATGCACAGTTTACATGACAGCCTCAAGCTACGATAAAAAACCTGGGAGAAAAATAATGATGGAAACATGGGGTGCTAAAGTTTATAGATCTCCAAGCGAAAATACAGAGTTTGGAAAAAAAATTCTTGCAAAAGATCCTAATCATCCTGGATCCCTTGGAATAGCGATAAGCGAAGCTATAGAAGATGTTCTTAAAAATGAGAATTCTAGATATTGTTTAGGCTCAGTTTTAAATCATGTTTTGCTTCATCAAACCATAGTTGGTCAGGAGGCTAAAAAACAATTTGAAATGATAGATGTATATCCTGATGTTATATGCGGTTGCATCGGCGGAGGCTCAAACTATGCTGGCTTCAGCTACCCATTTATGATGGATAAATTGAAAGGGAAAAAACCTGAAGTTGAATTTATAGCTTGCGAGTCTAAAGCTGTTCCTTCTACAACGAAAGGAAAGTACACCTATGATTTTGGAGATGCAGCTGAAATTACACCTTTATTAAAAATGTATACTATAGGGCATAATTATTATCCGCCACCAATTCATGGTGCAGGGTTAAGATATCATGGTAAAGCCCCATCCATGTGTTACCTTATAAACAAAGGCTATATGAAGTCTATAGCTTATAATCAAACTTCTGTTGGTGAAGCTGCAAGAATATTTGCTCAAACGGAAGGAATGATTACAGCTCCAGAAACCGCGCATGTAATTAAATACGTTATTGATATTGCTTTAGAATGTAAAAAAACAGGAGAGAAAAAAATTATAGCATTTAACAATTGCGGCCACGGTCTTTTAGATTTAGCGTTTTACGAAGAGCTTATTGAAGGAAAAATGGTTGATTGGGAGCCGACAAAAATAAATATACCAGAGTATGTTAAAAATTAA
- a CDS encoding UPF0147 family protein, with protein sequence MSPRKSLKKLAEYEERIKQALNVLNEVSQDTTTPRNIRRAAKETINALQDSRFTLGVRASNAIAILEEVSQDPNMPPYTRVKLWNVVSFLEAIKD encoded by the coding sequence ATGAGCCCTAGAAAATCATTAAAAAAACTGGCTGAATACGAGGAAAGAATTAAGCAAGCTTTAAACGTTTTAAATGAAGTTTCTCAAGATACTACAACACCTAGAAACATTAGAAGAGCTGCTAAAGAAACTATTAACGCTCTTCAAGATTCAAGATTTACTTTAGGAGTTAGAGCTTCAAATGCTATAGCTATATTAGAGGAGGTTTCTCAAGATCCAAATATGCCCCCATATACTCGCGTTAAGCTTTGGAATGTTGTAAGCTTTCTAGAAGCTATAAAAGATTAA
- a CDS encoding signal recognition particle protein Srp54: protein MSALEVLGKSLREAVKKLLGKSIVDEAAVKELIKDLQRILLQSDVNVKLVFELSKKVEEKALKEDLPLGISRKEHVIKVLYDELTKVLGEKPAEVDFAKEKKKVIMLVGVQGSGKTTSAVKLAKFYQKKGLKTALICADTYRFGAYAQLQQLANKIGVPVYWEEGKKAEEIALHGKEKFIKDSYDLIIIDTAGRHKNEAELMEEMKRLTEIVAPDEVMLVIDGTIGQQAFNHAEAFNKSTSIGSIYVTKLDGSARGGGALSAIAATGAKIKFIGIGENIEDIEPFVPSKFVGRLLGMGDLEALIEKVKEVEESLTKKEAKAILEGKFTLKDLYNQMNALKRMGPLKKIWKMFPGGMEIPEDQIEIAEEKLSAWRVIIQSMTKEEVENPKIIDSSRIKRIARGAGRSEKEVKELINQYSNMKRMIKSLKRRRALLMRKLPFPA from the coding sequence TTGAGCGCTTTAGAAGTTTTAGGTAAATCTTTAAGGGAAGCTGTAAAAAAACTTTTAGGTAAATCGATAGTTGATGAAGCGGCTGTTAAAGAGTTAATTAAAGATTTGCAAAGAATTCTTCTTCAATCAGATGTAAATGTAAAGCTTGTGTTTGAATTATCTAAAAAGGTTGAGGAAAAAGCTTTAAAAGAAGATTTACCGCTTGGAATTTCAAGAAAAGAGCATGTGATTAAAGTTCTTTATGATGAGTTAACTAAAGTTTTAGGGGAAAAACCTGCGGAAGTTGATTTTGCTAAAGAAAAAAAGAAAGTTATAATGCTTGTTGGTGTTCAAGGTTCAGGTAAAACCACTAGCGCTGTTAAATTAGCTAAATTTTATCAAAAAAAAGGTTTAAAAACAGCATTGATATGCGCTGATACTTATAGATTTGGAGCTTATGCGCAATTGCAACAATTAGCAAATAAAATTGGGGTTCCAGTTTATTGGGAGGAGGGTAAAAAAGCTGAAGAAATAGCTTTACATGGAAAAGAGAAATTTATTAAAGATAGTTATGATCTTATAATAATTGATACAGCTGGTCGTCATAAAAATGAAGCCGAGCTTATGGAGGAAATGAAGCGTTTAACTGAAATTGTAGCACCTGACGAGGTTATGCTAGTTATTGATGGTACAATTGGACAGCAAGCTTTTAATCATGCAGAAGCATTTAATAAATCAACTAGCATAGGCTCAATTTATGTTACAAAGCTTGACGGCTCAGCTAGAGGTGGAGGCGCATTATCAGCTATAGCTGCTACTGGAGCGAAAATCAAGTTTATAGGCATAGGAGAAAACATAGAGGATATAGAGCCGTTTGTTCCATCAAAGTTTGTTGGCAGGCTTTTAGGAATGGGAGATTTAGAAGCTTTAATTGAGAAAGTTAAGGAGGTTGAAGAAAGCTTAACAAAAAAAGAGGCTAAAGCAATTTTAGAAGGAAAATTTACTTTAAAAGATCTTTATAATCAAATGAATGCGTTAAAGCGTATGGGACCATTAAAGAAGATTTGGAAAATGTTCCCTGGCGGCATGGAAATACCTGAAGATCAAATTGAGATAGCTGAAGAAAAACTTAGCGCTTGGAGAGTAATAATTCAATCAATGACTAAAGAGGAAGTTGAAAACCCAAAGATTATTGATTCATCAAGAATTAAAAGAATAGCTAGAGGCGCTGGAAGAAGCGAAAAAGAGGTGAAAGAACTTATAAATCAGTATTCTAATATGAAGCGAATGATTAAATCTTTAAAAAGGCGGAGAGCTCTTTTAATGAGGAAGCTTCCATTTCCAGCTTAA
- a CDS encoding 50S ribosomal protein L21e, giving the protein MGKRSKGYRSRTRYLLRKNPRERGKIGLSRVLQEYKVDDKVLIDVNPSIHKGMPHRRFHGKIGVVKGRRGRSYIIEVKFGNKLKEAIIRPEHLKPI; this is encoded by the coding sequence ATGGGTAAACGATCTAAAGGTTACCGCTCAAGAACCCGTTACTTATTGAGAAAAAATCCTAGAGAAAGAGGGAAAATAGGATTAAGCAGAGTTCTTCAAGAATATAAAGTTGACGATAAAGTTCTTATCGATGTGAACCCAAGCATTCATAAAGGAATGCCTCATAGAAGATTTCATGGAAAAATAGGGGTTGTGAAAGGGCGAAGGGGAAGAAGCTATATAATTGAGGTTAAATTCGGAAATAAATTGAAAGAAGCAATCATTAGACCTGAACATTTAAAACCCATTTAA
- a CDS encoding DNA-directed RNA polymerase subunit F: MPRKIINEENLTISEAKHIVEKTIKNKDEAGELQRRTIDYLMKFVKLDYQQAKKLVKELVKQFKIEEVEAIQIANCMPESVDEIRIILAAKGKIIESEKLKGILNVLSKYRK; this comes from the coding sequence ATGCCTAGAAAAATAATTAATGAAGAAAACCTTACTATTTCTGAAGCTAAACATATCGTTGAAAAAACTATAAAAAACAAAGATGAAGCTGGAGAATTGCAAAGAAGAACTATAGATTATTTAATGAAGTTTGTTAAACTAGATTATCAGCAAGCTAAAAAACTCGTAAAAGAATTAGTTAAACAATTTAAAATTGAAGAGGTGGAAGCGATTCAAATCGCAAACTGCATGCCTGAAAGTGTAGATGAAATTAGAATAATATTAGCTGCTAAAGGAAAAATTATTGAAAGCGAAAAACTTAAAGGAATATTGAATGTTTTAAGTAAATATCGTAAATAA
- a CDS encoding DUF655 domain-containing protein has product MRNQDSGELKTSFSSKPQKIYEEYAYALDFLPYGKPSKDKFKPIVFPIAQVIGEKYFTLLEVKLKPNMEVKIREKIYIGKEKERDKVDRVIGRISYNELTATAKSELLAIIEELVKTQEQRFVDFFNKAQPITPKMHSLELLPSIGKKLMWQIINERERKRFESFKDIQERAGISNLTKVIAKKILEELSGESKYVLFMRPS; this is encoded by the coding sequence ATTAGAAATCAAGATAGCGGAGAGTTAAAAACTTCCTTCTCATCAAAGCCTCAAAAAATTTATGAAGAGTATGCTTATGCTCTAGATTTTTTACCATACGGTAAACCATCTAAAGATAAATTTAAGCCTATAGTTTTCCCTATAGCGCAGGTTATAGGAGAAAAATATTTTACTTTACTTGAAGTTAAATTAAAACCTAATATGGAAGTTAAAATTAGAGAAAAAATATATATTGGAAAAGAAAAAGAAAGAGATAAAGTTGATAGAGTTATAGGGCGAATAAGCTATAATGAATTAACAGCTACCGCTAAATCTGAGCTTCTAGCTATAATTGAGGAATTAGTTAAAACACAAGAACAAAGGTTTGTTGACTTCTTTAATAAAGCTCAACCGATAACCCCTAAAATGCATTCTTTAGAGCTTTTGCCCTCTATAGGCAAAAAATTAATGTGGCAAATAATAAATGAAAGAGAAAGAAAACGCTTTGAAAGTTTTAAAGATATTCAAGAAAGAGCAGGAATTTCAAATTTAACGAAAGTTATAGCAAAAAAAATTTTAGAAGAGTTAAGCGGAGAATCTAAATATGTACTTTTTATGAGGCCTTCTTAA
- the rsmA gene encoding ribosomal RNA small subunit methyltransferase A codes for MKAYTLKFKKNLGQHFLLNKQILLRLINYAEVNDEDVVLEVGAGLGNLTALIAEKAGKVIAVEKDRCLAEVLKRKFKDTNVQVIEGDILKIHLPYFNKILSNIPYYISSKFILLMLKHKFDLAILTLQKEFAERLKAQPGTKKYGRITVTVNRRMNLEILETIPRTMFIPKPKVDSSIVKFKPKEFKAQVNEEFFEQFIRSLFNQKRRRLNKVLLKFLIEKYGEDGKKIFVKLSFPEKRVYELSIEELESLTRQIQNSMQLLLV; via the coding sequence ATGAAAGCTTATACTTTAAAGTTTAAAAAGAATCTTGGGCAGCATTTTCTACTGAACAAGCAGATACTTTTAAGGCTTATTAACTATGCTGAAGTTAATGATGAAGATGTAGTTTTAGAAGTGGGTGCAGGTTTAGGGAATTTAACTGCTTTAATAGCTGAAAAAGCTGGGAAAGTTATAGCTGTGGAAAAAGACCGGTGTTTAGCTGAAGTATTAAAAAGAAAATTTAAAGATACTAATGTTCAAGTTATTGAAGGAGATATTTTAAAAATTCACCTCCCATACTTTAATAAAATTTTATCTAATATACCGTATTATATTTCTTCAAAATTTATTTTATTAATGTTAAAGCATAAATTTGATTTAGCAATTTTAACTTTACAAAAAGAGTTTGCTGAAAGATTAAAAGCTCAACCTGGAACAAAAAAATATGGAAGAATTACCGTGACAGTAAATAGAAGAATGAATCTGGAAATTTTAGAAACTATACCAAGAACCATGTTTATTCCAAAGCCTAAAGTTGACTCTTCAATAGTTAAGTTTAAACCTAAAGAATTTAAAGCTCAAGTGAACGAAGAATTTTTTGAGCAGTTTATAAGAAGCCTTTTTAATCAAAAAAGAAGAAGATTAAATAAAGTTTTGTTAAAGTTTCTAATTGAAAAGTATGGTGAAGATGGAAAAAAAATATTTGTAAAATTAAGCTTCCCAGAAAAGAGAGTTTACGAGCTTTCAATAGAAGAATTAGAAAGCTTAACAAGGCAAATACAAAATTCTATGCAATTACTTTTGGTTTAA
- a CDS encoding RNA methyltransferase — translation MEVRVVLVEPEYEANIGYIARVMKNFGLTELYIVKPKVILSSEALIFAAHAKDVVRKAVTVNSIQEAIKGVEIIIGTTAKPAKSSRNILRISIKPEDVAGKIKALTGKAALLFGRESSGLSNEELGLCNLILSIPADENYPTLNVSHAAAIVFYELYKNKLVDKIQEKLERNHLIRLTSVFNEVLLELNIPKHKLNLTQIAFQKMLLKGITASREATLMLGAFRRILKKIKKI, via the coding sequence ATGGAAGTTAGAGTTGTTTTAGTTGAACCAGAATATGAAGCAAATATTGGTTATATAGCGAGAGTTATGAAAAACTTTGGTTTAACTGAGTTATATATTGTTAAACCCAAAGTAATATTAAGCTCTGAAGCTTTAATTTTCGCTGCTCACGCTAAAGACGTGGTGAGAAAAGCTGTAACCGTAAACTCTATTCAAGAAGCTATTAAAGGAGTTGAAATAATTATAGGCACCACAGCTAAACCCGCTAAATCCTCACGAAATATTTTAAGAATATCCATAAAACCTGAAGATGTTGCAGGTAAAATTAAAGCTTTAACTGGGAAAGCTGCTTTATTATTTGGGAGAGAAAGCAGTGGTTTATCTAATGAAGAATTAGGTTTATGCAATTTAATTTTATCTATACCAGCTGATGAAAATTATCCTACATTAAATGTTTCTCATGCAGCAGCGATAGTTTTCTATGAGCTTTATAAAAACAAATTGGTTGATAAAATTCAGGAAAAGCTTGAAAGAAACCATTTAATAAGGCTTACAAGCGTTTTTAATGAGGTTTTGTTAGAATTAAATATACCTAAACATAAATTGAATCTTACTCAAATAGCTTTTCAAAAAATGCTTTTAAAAGGTATTACGGCTTCAAGAGAGGCTACTTTAATGCTTGGAGCTTTTAGAAGAATTTTAAAGAAGATTAAGAAGATTTAA
- a CDS encoding 50S ribosomal protein L16, whose translation MRGKNYRQPKGQPYARADYIHGAPPPKISKFVMGDTKGSFEYRVSLKVKSDVQIRHNALEAARVAVNKSLLKDLGESGYMIKVKVFPHVVLRENKMIATAGADRLQEGMRRAFGKPIGRAARVKADSPVIEVYVNEAGVQYAKNALKTASSKIPLPCKIEVEKIESVKS comes from the coding sequence ATGAGAGGAAAAAACTATAGACAGCCTAAGGGGCAACCTTACGCTAGAGCAGATTATATTCATGGAGCTCCTCCCCCTAAAATTTCTAAATTTGTTATGGGAGATACTAAAGGAAGCTTTGAGTATCGCGTTTCTTTAAAAGTTAAAAGCGATGTTCAAATTCGTCATAACGCTTTAGAAGCTGCTAGAGTAGCTGTTAATAAATCTTTGCTTAAAGACCTTGGAGAAAGCGGATATATGATTAAAGTTAAAGTTTTCCCTCATGTTGTGTTAAGAGAAAATAAAATGATTGCCACGGCTGGTGCAGATAGACTTCAAGAAGGAATGAGGCGAGCTTTCGGCAAGCCTATTGGAAGAGCAGCTAGAGTAAAAGCTGACAGTCCAGTTATAGAGGTTTACGTTAATGAAGCTGGAGTTCAATATGCTAAAAATGCTCTTAAAACAGCTTCTTCAAAAATTCCTTTACCATGCAAAATAGAAGTTGAAAAAATTGAATCAGTTAAAAGCTAA
- the ppsA gene encoding phosphoenolpyruvate synthase yields the protein MNEKEKAFILWFDEITKEDTPIVGGKSSSLGEMIQKTGVPVPYGFATTAYAYRYFLKKAGLEEKIEKILMELKDPNDTKTLQKVGKKIRELIIKAELPKDLAEEIKSAYIELGKRVGEPEPFVAIRSSATAEDLPDASFAGQQETFLNVSKTDEVVEKVKECYASLFTDRAIFYRTQKGFNHMAVALSTAVQLMVYSKAAGVMFTLNVANGDESQVLIEASYGLGEYVVQGKVTPDEYYVRKNDLKIVQKVIPKKNIQLIRKPNGGTEDAPIPKELQDKQVLTDEQIIELAKYALAIEKHYGRHMDIEWGLDERNNKLFILQARPETVWSLKKPASETKLTTLTSVIERKVITKGLPASPGVAIGKAHIIMSVNDLKEFKEGEILVTEMTAPDWVPAMRKAKAIITNSGGMTCHAAIVSRELGIPCIVGTASKGAPATESIKNDLDITVDATNGVIYEGIVKDLVEKEALQAVEATAAPIAQEVYPVTGTKVLVNLGEPEIAEKVAKLPCDGVGLMREEFIWASEIGEHPLYLIKIGKPEKVVDKLAEGIRKVCQAMYPRPVVLRFSDFKTSEYRNLKGGEEYEPEEPSALLGWRGASRYYDPKYKEAFKLEVKAVKKVREEYGLKNLWVMLPFVRTVEEAEKCVKILEEEGLNRGPDFKVWLMAEIPSNIILADQFNKFVDGYSIGSNDLTMLILGCDRDNPTVSRIFDERDLAVKRAIKHLIDAAHKDGKTVSICGQAPSVHGPDFIRFLIEAGIDSISVNPDAVVQVKKWVASIEQRIILEKSLGKGLTEDLMLKWDPK from the coding sequence ATGAATGAAAAAGAAAAAGCGTTTATATTATGGTTTGATGAAATAACTAAAGAAGACACTCCAATTGTTGGAGGTAAATCTTCAAGTTTAGGGGAGATGATTCAAAAGACAGGTGTTCCAGTGCCTTATGGTTTCGCTACAACAGCTTACGCCTATAGATATTTCTTAAAAAAAGCTGGTTTAGAAGAGAAAATTGAGAAAATTTTAATGGAACTTAAAGATCCAAATGATACAAAAACCTTGCAAAAAGTCGGAAAGAAAATTAGGGAATTAATTATTAAAGCTGAATTGCCTAAAGATCTTGCTGAAGAAATTAAATCTGCTTATATAGAATTAGGAAAAAGAGTTGGTGAACCTGAGCCTTTTGTAGCGATTAGATCATCAGCTACAGCTGAAGATCTTCCTGATGCAAGTTTCGCTGGTCAGCAAGAGACTTTCCTAAATGTTTCTAAAACTGATGAAGTTGTAGAAAAAGTTAAGGAATGCTATGCTAGCTTATTTACGGATAGAGCTATATTTTATAGAACTCAAAAAGGCTTTAACCATATGGCTGTCGCTCTCTCAACAGCTGTGCAGTTAATGGTTTACTCTAAAGCTGCTGGAGTAATGTTTACGCTTAATGTAGCTAATGGTGATGAAAGCCAGGTTTTAATTGAAGCCAGCTATGGTTTAGGCGAATACGTTGTTCAAGGAAAGGTAACGCCTGATGAATATTATGTTAGAAAAAATGATCTTAAAATAGTTCAAAAAGTAATTCCAAAGAAAAATATTCAATTAATTAGGAAACCTAATGGTGGAACCGAGGATGCGCCTATTCCAAAAGAGCTTCAAGATAAACAAGTGTTAACAGATGAGCAAATTATAGAATTAGCTAAATACGCTTTAGCTATAGAAAAGCATTATGGCCGTCATATGGATATTGAATGGGGTTTAGATGAAAGAAATAATAAGCTTTTCATTCTTCAAGCTAGACCGGAAACCGTTTGGAGCTTAAAGAAACCCGCTTCAGAAACTAAATTAACTACATTAACAAGTGTTATAGAAAGAAAAGTTATAACTAAAGGTTTACCTGCTTCTCCTGGAGTTGCAATTGGAAAAGCTCATATAATAATGAGCGTTAATGATTTGAAAGAGTTTAAGGAAGGAGAAATTTTAGTTACAGAGATGACAGCCCCAGATTGGGTTCCAGCCATGAGAAAAGCAAAAGCTATTATTACTAATAGTGGAGGCATGACTTGCCATGCAGCAATAGTAAGTAGAGAACTTGGGATCCCATGTATTGTTGGGACTGCGAGTAAAGGTGCTCCAGCCACCGAATCTATAAAGAATGATTTAGACATAACTGTTGACGCTACAAATGGTGTAATATATGAAGGGATTGTTAAAGATTTAGTTGAAAAAGAGGCTTTGCAAGCAGTTGAAGCAACCGCAGCACCAATAGCTCAAGAGGTTTATCCAGTTACTGGAACAAAAGTTTTAGTGAATTTAGGTGAACCAGAAATAGCTGAGAAGGTTGCTAAGCTTCCATGCGATGGAGTAGGGTTGATGAGAGAAGAATTTATATGGGCTTCTGAAATAGGGGAGCACCCGTTATACTTAATTAAAATAGGTAAACCTGAAAAAGTTGTTGACAAGCTTGCTGAAGGAATTAGAAAAGTTTGTCAAGCTATGTACCCTAGACCAGTAGTGTTAAGGTTTAGCGATTTTAAAACAAGCGAATATAGAAATCTAAAAGGTGGAGAAGAATATGAACCTGAAGAACCTTCAGCTTTACTTGGTTGGAGAGGCGCCTCAAGATATTATGATCCAAAATATAAAGAAGCTTTCAAGCTTGAAGTTAAAGCTGTAAAGAAAGTTAGAGAAGAATATGGGCTTAAAAACTTATGGGTTATGTTACCCTTTGTAAGAACCGTTGAGGAAGCTGAAAAATGCGTTAAAATACTTGAGGAAGAAGGATTAAATAGGGGACCAGATTTTAAAGTTTGGTTAATGGCTGAAATTCCAAGCAACATTATTCTCGCTGATCAATTTAATAAATTTGTTGACGGATACAGCATAGGCTCAAACGATTTAACAATGCTAATTTTAGGTTGCGATAGAGACAACCCAACTGTAAGCAGAATTTTTGATGAAAGAGATTTAGCTGTTAAAAGAGCTATAAAACATTTAATAGATGCGGCTCATAAAGATGGAAAAACGGTTTCTATATGTGGTCAAGCTCCAAGCGTGCATGGACCTGATTTTATAAGATTCTTGATTGAAGCTGGGATAGATTCTATTTCAGTTAACCCTGATGCAGTTGTTCAAGTTAAAAAATGGGTAGCAAGCATTGAACAAAGAATAATTTTAGAAAAAAGCTTGGGGAAAGGTTTAACTGAAGACCTGATGTTGAAATGGGATCCTAAATAA
- the dph2 gene encoding diphthamide biosynthesis enzyme Dph2: MYNLEEKKVIEAIKERKARRVLLQFPDGLRTYAFKLARKIEELTNAKTIISADPCYGACDLALEELKLVNGDLLIHYGHAKIPKISEEKTLFIEAHIKLNVKPAILKAAEMFKHEEKIGLLTTIQHLNSLIKAKNVLEGLGKKIYIGKAGGKTVYKGQVLGCDFTAAKSIVDKVEGFIVISGGSFHGLGVQLATGRKTVIADPFLNEARNLNELAESTIKKRWIQISKFSECKNIGVLVSLKSNQLNLELAEKIKKEVEKKGRKAVLICVREITPENLDSFIDIEAFVNTGCPRIPIEDQSKFKKPILNPEEALISLGVIPWENYGKTILKLKENI; encoded by the coding sequence ATGTATAATTTAGAAGAAAAAAAAGTGATAGAAGCAATTAAAGAACGAAAAGCAAGAAGAGTTCTCCTTCAATTTCCAGACGGATTAAGGACATACGCTTTTAAATTAGCTAGAAAAATAGAGGAGTTAACAAATGCGAAAACTATTATTTCAGCAGACCCATGTTATGGTGCTTGCGACTTAGCGCTTGAAGAATTAAAACTTGTTAATGGTGATTTATTAATTCATTATGGTCATGCAAAGATTCCAAAAATAAGTGAAGAAAAAACATTATTTATTGAAGCGCATATTAAATTAAACGTTAAGCCAGCAATTTTAAAAGCTGCAGAAATGTTTAAGCATGAGGAAAAAATAGGTTTACTAACCACTATTCAACATTTAAACTCGTTAATTAAGGCTAAAAATGTTTTAGAAGGTTTAGGAAAGAAAATCTATATCGGAAAGGCTGGTGGAAAAACAGTTTATAAAGGTCAAGTTTTAGGATGCGATTTTACAGCTGCTAAAAGTATAGTTGATAAAGTTGAAGGTTTTATTGTAATTTCTGGTGGAAGCTTTCATGGTTTAGGAGTTCAATTAGCAACTGGAAGAAAAACCGTTATAGCTGACCCATTTCTTAATGAAGCTAGAAACCTGAATGAGTTGGCTGAATCAACTATTAAAAAAAGATGGATTCAAATATCAAAATTTTCTGAATGCAAAAATATAGGAGTTTTAGTGAGTTTGAAAAGCAATCAATTAAATCTTGAGTTAGCTGAAAAAATAAAAAAGGAAGTTGAAAAGAAAGGGAGGAAAGCTGTTTTAATTTGCGTTAGAGAAATAACTCCTGAAAATTTAGATTCATTCATCGATATAGAGGCTTTCGTTAATACTGGATGCCCAAGAATACCTATTGAAGATCAATCAAAATTTAAAAAACCAATTTTAAATCCTGAAGAAGCTTTAATAAGCTTGGGGGTTATTCCCTGGGAAAACTATGGAAAAACAATTTTAAAATTAAAAGAAAACATTTAG
- a CDS encoding methyltransferase, whose amino-acid sequence MFIASQIYNDIKGRRIIDLGCGAGFLAIGAAILGAKEVVGVDLDLNAVKIARENAKFAKIKGKTQWVAGDIASIIGEFDVVLQNPPFGVKKKGADIPFLKKALEVGKVIYTIHKSGEENRKFIKNKILNEGGVISAVFQMNLTIPKLFNFHHKKKHVVKVDLYRVVKNEDGKKI is encoded by the coding sequence TTGTTTATAGCATCTCAAATATATAATGATATAAAGGGGCGTAGAATTATAGATTTAGGTTGCGGAGCAGGTTTTTTAGCTATTGGAGCAGCAATCTTAGGCGCTAAAGAAGTTGTAGGCGTAGACTTAGATTTAAACGCTGTTAAAATAGCGAGGGAAAACGCTAAATTCGCTAAAATAAAAGGTAAAACGCAATGGGTTGCAGGGGATATAGCGTCTATAATAGGTGAATTTGATGTTGTTCTTCAAAATCCACCTTTTGGAGTGAAGAAAAAAGGCGCGGATATTCCATTCTTAAAGAAAGCTCTTGAAGTAGGTAAAGTAATTTACACGATTCATAAATCAGGTGAAGAAAACAGAAAGTTTATAAAAAATAAAATATTGAATGAAGGGGGAGTAATTTCAGCTGTTTTCCAAATGAATTTAACTATTCCTAAGCTTTTCAACTTCCACCATAAAAAAAAGCATGTTGTTAAAGTTGATTTATATAGGGTAGTTAAAAATGAAGATGGGAAAAAGATTTGA